The window GCGGAACGCCTTGATCGCGCGGTCGCGCTGACCCTGGCTTTTGTTGCCATGGATCGAGGCCGCGTTATACCCGTCAGCCACCAGGCTTTTCATCAGCTTTTCAGCGCCATGCTTGGTGCGTGCGAAAACCAGCGTCAGCGCCGACAGATCCTGCGACAGGATCTCGCGCAGTTTGCCTGGCTTGGCGCCCTTGTCGAGGAAGTGCACCGATTGGGTAACCTTGTCGGCAGCCTTGCCCGGAGGGGCAACCTGAACCCGGCGCGGATCGGTCAGATAGGCGCTGGACAGTTCTTCCATCTGCTTGGGCATGGTGGCCGAAAACAGCATCGTGCGGCGCGGCGTGCCAAGGCGGGGTGCGATTTTGCGCAGGGCATGGATAAAGCCCATGTCCAGCATCTGATCGGCCTCGTCCAGCACCAGCTGGCGCACGGTCGACAGGTCGATCGCGCGACGCTCCATCAGGTCGATGAGGCGGCCCGGCGTGGCAACCAGAACATCGGTGCCGCGTGCAAGCAGGTTGATCTGCCGGCCAATGGACTGGCCGCCCACAACCGTGTTGATGCGCAGCTTGGTGCCAGCGGTCAGCGGGCGCAGGCTTTCGGCGATCTGGTTTACCAGTTCGCGGGTGGGCGCCAGGATCAGGGCCTTGGCGGTCTTGGGATCGGGCCGGCCGGGCTGCTGCGACAAGGCGTCGATCAGCGGCAGGCCAAAGGCCAGCGTCTTGCCGGTGCCGGTCTGGGCCAGGCCCAGAATGTCATGCCCGGCCAGCGCCAGCGGAATCGCTTGCGCCTGAATCGGCGTGGGCTCGGAAAAGCCGGCTTCGGTCAGGGTACGGGTCAGCATCGGCGACAAGCCGATCGTCTGGAAATCTTGCAATATAAGTCCTTTCGCCCGTCGCGACCGAATGGCCGGGGGCTATTGTTTTTGGCAGGCCGCATTCGGGCCTGCGCGCGGGTTATCGCGAGGTCGCATCCAATGGCGGGCATCAGCCCGGACCGGATCGGCCTGGCGTCTAGAACCCTGCGTGATGGGAACCGGGATAAGTCGTCGCTGATGCGCCCGGATGGCGAGTTGCAATCGGCGTGGCTGCCTCACGCGGCAACTCAGCGAACAGGTGCCATCTGGCGGTTGACGGCGCAGTTGTCAACCCGGCTGGCCGCTATTTCGTAAAGTTTGATATATTTGCCAGTGCCCTGCCGGCACCGATTGCCCGACCCGATGCAGTGGGCCGGATCAGGCCAGATGCCGCAATCGGTCCAGCGCGCCCTGCAGGATATAGCCGGCTGCCACCTGGTCGATCACCTCGGCGCGGCGCTTGCGCGAGGTGTCGCCCTCCAGCAGCGCGCGCTCGGCGGCCACGGTGGACAGACGTTCATCCCAATAGCCGATGGGCAACTCGGTCAGCCGGGTCAGGTTGCGGGCAAAGGCGCGGGTCGATTGAGCGCGCGGTCCTTCGCTGCCGTCCATATTGCGGGGCAGGCCCAGAACGATGCCGGTCAGGCCGCGCTCGGTCACGATGGCCAGCAGGGCCTCTGCGTCCAGCGTGAACTTCTTGCGCTTGATCACGGTCAACGGGGTCGCCACCTGCCGCAGCCCGTCACTGACCGCGATGCCGATGGTCTTGGTGCCCAGATCCAGACCGACCAGCCCGCCCACGCGCGGCAGCGCGGTGATGAAATCGACCATCTCTTCATGGATCATTCGGCCAGCCCTGCCTGCTCTGCGCCCGCCTGCACCACGGCCAGTGCCTCGGGCTGATCGGCAAAGCGCGTCTGCGCCTCGTTCCAGATATTGCGGGCGTGGTCGATATTTCCCAGCACCGCATGCGCGCCGATCAGCCGCGCCCATTCCTCGGGCGAGCCGCCCTCTTCGGCCAGCCGTCCCTCCAGCTGGGCGACCATGCCGGCGATCATCTGCTGGCGATCCTCGGGCGACATCTCCTCGGCTGCGGCCATGCCTTCGGCATCGGGGCCGGGCAGGGCGGGGGCCGCAGTGCCGCCTGCGGGTTCGGGCGGCGCGTAATCGGGATCGCCGGCCAGCCAGGCCAGATCCTGGATCGACGCGCGGATGGGCGCGATCCAGGGGGCGTCGGGCGGTCCCTCCGCCAGAAGATCGCGCCAGATCGGAAAGGCGCGGTCGGGCCGTCCGTTCTGCGCCTGCAGCAGCCCCAGCATATAGCGCACCTGCGGATGGCGCGGGTCGGTCTTCAACGCGCGGGCCAGTTCCCGCTCGGCCTCGGCGGTGATGATGCCGCCGGCGGCCTCGGCCATCAGTCCGGCCAGAAAGGCATGGTCCTGCGCCGTGGTGTCATCGCCCTTGACGGCGATCAGATGGTTTTGTGCGGCAAGCGCGGCGTCCAGATTGCCCAGCCGCGATTCGTGCATCGCCAGCAGCGCCAGCCCCTCGGGATCGTCGGGCGTCTTTTTCACGGCGCTGCGCAACTCGTCGATCAGCGCCGCATATTCGGGGTCGATCTCGCCGCGCGCCGGGGCGGGGGTGTCGGCCTGCGCCTCGGCCTGGCTGGGTCGCGCCTCATAGGTCGCCTGCGCCGCCGCGATCCGTTCGGACAAGGGCAGGTCGGGCATGCCGGGCACGCCCTCGCGCTGATACAGCCAGACCGTGCCCGCAACGACCGCCGCCACCGCCAGTGCCGCGCCGATCCGGCCGCTGCCAACGCGCCGGCCGGGCTCGGCCATGGCCAGACGTCGGTCGGCATCCAGCACCTTGCGCCCGATCTCCTGGCGCAGGCGCTCGGCATCCTCGGCGCCGATCACCCGGCGCTGCAGGTCGCGATCGACCTCGCGCAGCTGATCGCGATACACTTGCAGGTCATAGGCCGCGGCTGGCGCGGCACCCTTGCCGGCCGCGTCGCCACGCCACAGTGGCGTCAGGATTGCCACGGCGACGATGGCCGCCATCGCCCCGCAGATAAGCCAGAACAGCATCGTTACCCTCTTCTTCGCCCCGTCCGACCTATCCGCTTTGCGGCACCGGCAAAAGCCCCAAGCCGTTGACAAGGCCGCGATAGGGTGTCGCATTTTGCATGGATATGACGCATCGAGCCTTGAGCCAAAGGTCCGCGCAAGGCAAACATGTCACTGTGCCAAGCCAAGGGGGCGCCATGCCGATTCCTGCGAAATCCGGCCGTTATTCGGTCTTTGCCATCGCGCGCGAGGCCTTGCGCCAGCATCAGGGCTGGAATCGCGCCTGGGCCAGCCCCGAGCCCAAGGACCGCTATCAGGTGGTGATCGTCGGCGCGGGCGGGCACGGATTGGCCACCGCCTACTATCTTGGCAAGAATTTCGGCATCACCGACATCGCGGTGATCGAAAAGGGCTGGCTGGGCGGCGGCAATACCGGCCGCAACACCACCATCATCCGCAGCAATTACCTGCAGGACCCGTCGGCGGCGATCTATAACAAGTCGCTCAGCCTTTACGAAGGGCTGTCGCAGGATCTGAATTACAACATCATGTTCAGCCCGCGCGGCCTGATCATGCTGGCCCAGACCGAGCATGAAAAGCGCGGCTACCTGCGTACGGTCTATGCCAATCACCTGCAGGGCGTCTCGACCGAATGGATCGAACCGGCGCGGGTAAAGGATCTGGTTCCGATCATGAACATCGACGGGCCGCGCTATCCGGTGCTGGGCGGCCTTTATCAGGCGCGCGGTGGCACGGCGCGCCATGACGCGGTCGCCTGGGGCTATGCGCGGGCCTGTTCCGACATGGGCATGCACATCATCCAGAATTGCGAGGTGACCGGCGTCGAGACAGAGGCCGGGCAGGTGCGCGCCGTCAACACTTCAAAGGGCCGGATCGGCTGTGACAAGCTGGCGCTGGTGGTGGCGGGTCATTCCAGCCAACTGGCCGAGATGGCCGGCTTTCGCCTGCCCATCGAAAGCGTGGCGCTGCAGGCGCTGGTCAGCGAACCAATCAAACCCTGCATGGATGTGGTCGTCATGGCCAACACCGTGCATGGCTATCTGTCGCAATCGGACAAGGGCGAGATGGTGGTCGGCGGAGGCACCGACGGGTTCAACAATTTCACCCAGCGCGGATCGTGGCACCATGTCGAGGAAACCGTACGCGCTCTGGTTGAAACCTTTCCCATGCTCAGCCGGCTCAAGATGCTGCGCCAATGGGGCGGCATCGTGGACATGACCGGCGACCGCTCACCGATCCTGTCGACCACGCCGGTCGGCGGTATTTTCGTCAATTGCGGATGGGGCACCGGTGGCTTCAAGGCGATTCCCGGCAGCGGCTGGGCCATGGCCGAACTGATCGCAAACGGCACGCCGGGGGCATTATCGGCGGAATTCGGCCTGAATCGATTTCGGCAAGGGCGGTTTATCGACGAATCCGTGGCCGCAGGCGTGGCGCATTAAATGGGCCGGTTGATGAATGTCAGTTTTCAGGGAACCATAGAGGCGCTGGCCGAATTGAGCGGCGATAGCTTCTTAAAACCAAAAAAGGGATACCCATGGCCGATCAACCGAAAAACAATTCTCTCTGGTTCATTGTCGGCGGCATTCTGGTCGCGGTGCTGGTTCTGTTCTTCTTCATGTCGGGCGACGATGATGTCGCAACGACCGATGCAGGCGGCGACACCACCGTTACCGTTGAAACCGACGATGCAGCCGATGCAGCAGCCGACGCGGCAGATGATGCAGCCGACGCAGCCGGTGATGCGGCCGACGCAGCTGCCGATGCGGCAGGCGACGCAGCCGACGCGACGGTCGACGCGACCGAGCCGGCTCCGGCTTCCAACTGATCTTGCCCAGAGCGGTCGGCAGCTGCCGCACTCGCTCTGGTTGAGAATGTCTTGCAGGTCCGGGGGTGTCATGCCCTCGGATTTCGCATGTCAAAGGGGGGCGTGATGGCGATTGACCAGGGCGCCGCCCAGATGATGCGCGAAGATCTTGCCGCGCTGGACGGCATCTCCGAGAAAAAGATGTTCGGCGGTCTGGGCTATATGCGCGGTGGCCACATGCTGACCGGCGTGGTGTCACATGGCGCGCTGCTCTACCGTGTGGGCAAGACCCGTCAGGATGTGGCGCTGGATCTGCCCGGCGTGTCGATGATGCAGGGCAATGGCCGCACCATGGGTGGTTTCGTCATCCTGCAGGGCGATGCGCAGGCCGATGACGATCTGCGCGCAAGATTGCTGTCCATGGCGCTGGAAAATGCCGCCGAACTGCCCCCGAAGGAGTAACCGATGCTGATGCTGACCTGCCCCTATTGTGACGTTGCTGCCGAGGAAACCGAGTTGCTGCCCGGCGGCGAGGCGCATCTGACGCGCATGGGCCCCGGCAGTTCGGATGAACAGTTCGAATCCTACATGTTCGACCGCGCCAACCCCAGGGGCGTGCATTTCGAACGCTGGCGCCATGCCTATGGCTGCGGCAAATGGTTTCTGGCCGCCCGCGACACCGCGACCTTGCAGGTCTATGCGACCTACAAGGCACAGCACCCCGAAGCGCCCGCCGATGTCATCTCGGCCATTCAGGCCGCCCACCCCGACTGGACACCGAACACATGAGCCAGACCCGTCCCTTCCGATTGCCGCAGGGCGGTCGCCTGATCGACCGCGCCTATCAGGTGCCGTTCCGCTTTGATGGTCGTCACTTGCGCGGATTGCAGGGCGATACGCTGGCCTCTGCACTGCTGGCCAATGGCCAGATGATGATGGGCCGGTCGTTCAAATATCACCGCCCGCGCGGCCCCGTCGCCTCGGGCGCCGAGGAACCCAATGCCCTCTTTGGGCTGGGCCAGGGCGGTCGGTTCGAACCGAACCAGCGCGGCACCACCACGGAATTGTTGCAGGGGATGGTCCTGCGCAGCCAGAACTGCTGGCCCTCGCTGGACGCTGATATCGGCGCGGTGAACAGTTGGCTGTCGCCGATGTTCCCGGCTGGCTTCTACTACAAGACATTCATCCACCCGCGCCCGTTCTGGAAACACCTGTTCGAGCCGGTGATCCGCCACAGCGCCGGTCTGGGCCGCGCCCCCACCAAGGCCGATCCCGACAGCTACGAGCAGGCCTATGATTTCGCGGATGTGGTCGTCGTCGGTGGCGGCGTCGCCGGGCTGGAGGCCGCGTTGAAGGCCGCCAAGGGGCGCACCCGCGTGCTGGTGATGGAACAATCATCGCATTGGGGCGGTCGCACGCCGGTTGATCACACGGGCGGCGAGGCGCGGATCGCGGAATTGCTGGACCAGCTGCGCGCCAAGAAACACGTCACCCTGCGCCGCAATTGCATGGCAACAGGGCTCTACGATCATGGCTATCTGCTGGCCCGCGAGGCGCTGGCCGATCACGACCCCAATCAGGGCATCCCGCGCCAGCGCCTGTGGCGCATCCGCACGGGGCAGGTGATCGTTGCCACCGGCGCGCTGGAACGCCCGCTGGCATTCGCCGGCAATGATGTGCCCGGCGTGATGCTGGCCTCGGCCATGCGCGACTTTATCGTCGATTACGGCGTCGCACCGGGGCAGCGCATCGTCGTGGTCACCAATAATGACGACGCCTACCGCACCGCCCTGATCGCCGCCGAGGCGGGGCTCGAGGTGGCAGCCATCATCGACGCGCGCCCAGATGCCGATGGCGAATTGCCGCAGGCCGCGCGGGCGCAGAACATCCCCGTGCTGACCGGCACCGGCATTGCCAAGATCAAGGGCGGGCGTCAGGTCGAGGGCGTGACCATCTGCGACCAGTCCGGCGAAGGAAAATCGACCGGCGGGCTTGATTGCGACGCAGTGGCCATGTCGGGCGGCTGGTCGCCGGTCGTGCATCTTTACAGCCATTGCGGCGGCAAGCTGCTCTGGGACGAGGATCACGCCATGTTCCGCCCCGATGCCAGCCGCCCGCCGCTGGGCGCGGACGGGCAGGGCAATGTCACCGCAACCGGCGCCGCGAATGGCGATCTGCGCTCCGCCGGCGATCTGGAACGCACCGAGGCGCCGACCATGCCCGTCTGGGTCATGCCCGCTGCGGCGCCCTACCGGATGCGCGCGAAAATGTGGCTGGATTATCAGAACGATGTGAAAGTCACCGATGTCGAGCTGGCCGCGCGCGAAGGCTACGCCTCGGTCGAGCACACCAAACGCTACACCACGCTGGGCATGGCGACCGATCAGGGCAAGATCAGCAACATCAACGGCCTCGCGGTGCTGTCCAATGCGCTGAACCAGCCGATTCCGCAGACCGGCACCACCACCTTCCGCCCGCCCTATACGCCGCTGACCCTGGCCACCATCGCCGCCGATGCACGCGGCGAGGCGTTCCAACCGCTGCGCAAGACGCCGATGCACGCCTGGCATCAGGGCAAGGGCGCCTCTTGGGAACCCGTTGGCCAGTGGCGCCGGCCCTATTGCTACCCGCGCGCGGGCGAAGACCGCCACGCTGCCGTCACGCGCGAGATAAAGGCCGTGCGCAAGGGCGTTGGCACGCTGGATGCCAGCACGCTGGGCAAGATCCTCGTCAAGGGTCCGGATGCGGGCCGCTTCATGGACATGATGTACACCAACATGATGTCCACGCTGCCGGTCGGCAAATGCCGCTATGGGCTGATGTGCAGCGAGAACGGCTTTCTGATGGATGACGGCGTCGTCGCGCGGCTGTCGGATGACACCTGGCTCTGCCACACCACCACCGGCGGGGCCGAGCGTATCCACGGCCATATGGAAGACTGGCTGCAATGCGAATGGTGGGACTGGCAGGTCTATACCGCCAATGTCACCGAACAATATGCCCAGATCGCCGTCGCCGGCCCCAAGGCGCGTGAATTGCTGGGCCGTCTGGGCGGCGATATCGACCTGTCACAAGAGGCGCTGCCCTTCATGCAATGGGCCGAGGGCGAATTGGCCGGCATGCCCGTCCGCGTCTTTCGCATCAGCTTCTCGGGCGAGCTCAGTTTCGAGATCGCCGCACCCGCCGGGCGCGGGCTGGAACTGTGGGAAAAACTGCACGAGGTCGGCACCGATCTGGGCGTGACCCCCTACGGCACCGAGGCGATGCACATCATGCGCGCCGAAAAGGGCTATATCATGATCGGCGACGAAACCGATGGCACGGTGATCCCGCAGGATCTGGGCCTTGGCTGGGCGATCAGCAAGAAAAAGACCGACTATATCGGCAAGCGCGCGCAAACGCGCAGCCACATGACCGACGGTCGCCGCTGGCAATTGGTCGGGCTGGAAAGCGTCGATGGGCAGATGATCCCCGATGGCGCCTATGCGGTCGATGAGGGCGAGAACGACAACGGTCAGCGCAACGTGCAGGGGCGCGTGACCTCGACCTATCATTCGCCGACGCTGGACCAGCCGATTGCCATGGGTCTGGTGCGTCATGGCCGCGACCGGATGGGGCAGGTGATCGAGTTCGCGACCCCGGCGGGGCAAAGCATCCGTGCGCGCATCACCGACCCGGTCTTCTACGACAAAGACGGAGGCCGGTTGAATGGCTGAACCCCTCGCCACCATCACCGCAGCCGAAGGGCTGGGCATGATCACGATCCGCGCCGATCTGGACCGCGCTGGCGATGCCATCGCCGCGGCCGCAGGTCTGGCGATCCCTGAGGCCACGCGCATCACCACCGATGGCAGCCGCAGTCTGGGCTGGATGTCACCGGATGAACTGCTGCTGATCCTGCCCACAGGCGAGACCGCGCAGGCCATCGCCGATCTGGAACAGGCACTGACCGGCGTACACGCGCTGATCGCCGATGTGTCCGAGATGCGGGCGGTCTTTGACGTGACCGGCGCCAAGCCCGAACAGGCACTGGCCAAGCTGTGCCCCGTCGAATTCGCATCCATGCCCAAGGACGGCCTGCGCCGCACCCGCGCCGCGCAAACGGCCGTGGCGTTCTGGCGGCAGAACAAGGGTTTTCGCATCATCGGCTTTCGCTCGACCGGCGATTACCTGCGCCTGATCCTGGAAAACGCGGCCATCGCGGGCAGTGATCTGGACCCGCGCTAGGCGGGCAGGACCGGTTCAGCCCGGCTGCCTGATGGTGGCCGCGCGCCCGGTTGCGCCTGCTGATTGATGCGGATGCGACGCCCACCCCGCCGCAAGCAGGCTAGGTCGCCGCCGCACAAAATGCTACGCTGCCCCGACCGAAAAGGGGTAGGACATGGCTGAACTGAGCATCCTCGTGGGAACGACCAAGGGCGCGTTTCTGGTCTCGGGCGACGCGGATCGCAGCGATTGGCGCGTCAGCGGACCCTATTGCGATGGCTGGCCCATCAATCACATCATCGGCGATCCGGCCAGCGGCACGATCTGGGCCGGCGGCGGCGGCGATTGGCATGGCGCGGGCATCTGGCGATCCGATGACGGCGGCAAAAGCTGGGCGCTGACCCGGCTCAGCAAAGGCATGATGGACGATTGGGCGGCGGATGACGCCGATTTCGCGCAGATGATCGGCTGGACCGATGAACCCCTGCCGTTCACGGACGAGTTCCAGCAGATCTGGTCACTGGGCCTTGTGGATGGGCGGCTTTATGCCGGCACGAAACCGGCACGATTGCTGGTCAGCCAGGATCGCGGCGACAGCTTTGAACGCCTCGACGGCCTGACCGATCACCCCTCATTCGATAGCTGGAACCCCGGTGCCGCCGGGCTGGTCCTGCACACCATCGTCGGCGATCCGACCGATCCGGCGCGCCTGTGGATCGGCATTTCCGCCGCCGGCGTGTTCCAGACCGACGATAGCGGCCAGACCTGGACGCGCCGCAACCGCCTCTCCAACGCGGAAAGCTGCGGTCACCATCACCACCCCGCCGCCCCCCGCGACGGAGAGGTCGGCCATTGCGTGCACAACCTGGTGCGCGCGCCGGGCGATGGGCAGTTGCTCTATCAGCAAAATCACCACGGCGTCTGGCGATCCCCCGATGGCGGCCGCAGTTGGGAGGACATCACCGAGGGTCTGCCCTCGACCTTCGGCTTTCCCATCCATGTCCACCCGCGTGACCCGCAAACGCTCTGGACCCTGCCGCTGAACGGCGACAGCATCGGCCGCTTTCCACCGGATGCCGCCGCTGCCGTCTGGCGCTCGTCCGACGGCGGGCAAAGCTGGCAGGCGCAGCGTGACGGGCTGCCCCAGGCCGCATGCTACTTTACCGTGCTGCGACAGGCGATGGCCGGTGACCGCCGCGATCCGGCAGGCGTCTATTTCGGCACCAATAGCGGCTCTGTCTTTGCCACGCGCGATGAAGGCAACCACTGGTCCGAGATCGCCCGCCACCTGCCCACGATCCTGTCCGTCGAGGTGCTCGACCGCGCCTGAGCCTGCTCTGTCGGCCAAAAACCCCGCAGGCAGCGCGCGCCGGCATCGTCCAAAGGGTGCAGACGGCCATTTCTGCAGCCCCCAAATGGAACCGCGCTTCGGCCCTTGCGTTGATCTGCCGAATGCGGGACTTTGCGCCCGACACTGCGAAATCCCACTGAAAGGACAGGAAAATGGCTTTTAAGCTTCCCGATCTTCCCTATGCCCACGACGCACTTGCCTCGGCTGGCATGTCCAAGGAAACGCTGGAATATCATCACGATATTCACCACAAGGCCTATGTAGACAACCTCAACAAGGCGATTGACGGCACCGAATGGGCCGATAAATCGCTCGAGGAAATCGTCACCGGCAATTTCAAGGACGGTGCGGTTGCGCAGAATGGCATCTTCAACAATGCCAGCCAGCATTGGAACCACAGCCAGTTCTGGGAAATGATGTCCGGTGAGGCCAATGCAATGCCGGGCGAGGTGGAAAAAGCCCTGAACGACGCCTTTGGCTCGGTCGCCAAATTCAAGGAAGAATTCAGCGCCGCCGGCGGCGGTCAGTTCGGTTCGGGCTGGGCCTGGCTGGTGAAGGACAAGGATGGCAGCCTCAAGGTCACCAAGACCGAAAACGGCGTCAACCCGCTGTGCTACGGCCAGACCGCGCTGCTGGGCTGCGATGTGTGGGAACACAGCTATTACATCGACTTCCGCAACAAGCGTCCGGCCTATCTGACCAACTTCCTCGACAAGCTGGTCAATTGGGAAAACGTCGCCTCGCGCATGTAAATGCCGACCAGACGCACTGTTCTGCGGGGCCTGCTGGGACTGTTCCTGGCAGGCCTTTTCGTATCGGCCTGGGCGTTCTTCATCGAACCGGCCCTGCGCCTGCGGGTCAAACGTCACCGCATCACCCGCGACGACTGGACGGCGGCGCCCCTGCGCATCGCGGTCATCGCCGATCTGCATGTGGGCGAGCCCTTCGTGACCCTGCGGCGCGTGGAAAAGATCGTCGCCCGCACCAATGCGCTGAAACCCGACCTGATCGTCCTCTTGGGCGATTACGCGGCGGGGCATCGCTTCATCACCAAGCCGCTGGCGATTGCCGATGTCGCACCGCGCCTTGCTCGGCTGACCGCGCCGCAGGGCGTTTTCGCGATTCTCGGCAATCATGACTGGTGGGACGACCGGGCCGCCCAAAAGCGCGGCGGCGGACCTAATCTCTATGCCACCGCGCTAGAGGAAAACGGCATCCCGGTCCTGTCCAACCGCGCAATCCGGCTGGATCAGATCTGGCTGGCCGGGCTTGAGGATCAACTGGCGATTCTCGGCGGCGCGCGCGGGCTGATCGGGCTGGACGATCTGGCGGGCACCATGGCCCAGATCGGCGCGGATGGCGCGCCCGCCATCCTGCTGGCGCATGAGCCTGACATCTTTCCGCAGGTGCCAGACCGCATCGCGCTGACGCTCTCGGGTCATACTCATGGCGGACAGGTGCGATTATTCGGCTGGTCGCCGGTGGTCCCGTCGCGCTATGGGAACCGATACGCCTATGGCCATGTTAAAGAACAGGGGCGCGATCTGGTCGTATCGGGGGGCATCGGTTGTTCGATAGCGCCCGTGCGGCTGGGGGTCACGCCCGAGATAACCTTGATCGAGATTACGGGGACAGCATGAAACCACCATCAAGACGCAAAAGCATTCTGCCCAGCCTGGGTCTGGCTGGTTTGGCCGGGTTGGCTGCCTATGCGCTGTGGTGGGAACCCGCGATGATGCTGCGCGTCGTGCGCTGGCGGGTCGAACTGCCCGAATGGCGCGGCCGTCGCCCGCAACGTCTTGTGATCATCAGCGATCTTCATGCCGGCTGGCCGCATATCAGCCTGAACCGGGTCAGCCGAATCGTCGACCGGGCCAATTCGCTGCAACCCGATGTGGGCATCCTGCTGGGCGATTTCAGCGCCGCGCATCCCTTTACCCTTGGTGGCACCGGCAAGCGTGAGATCATCGCACGTCTGACCGCCCTGGACGCGCCGGGCGGGAACTGGGCTGTGGTCGGCAATCATGACTGGTGGCAGGACAAAGAGGCGCAGGCACGCCGTCAGGGCCCGATCGA is drawn from Paracoccus tegillarcae and contains these coding sequences:
- a CDS encoding TfoX/Sxy family protein, with translation MAIDQGAAQMMREDLAALDGISEKKMFGGLGYMRGGHMLTGVVSHGALLYRVGKTRQDVALDLPGVSMMQGNGRTMGGFVILQGDAQADDDLRARLLSMALENAAELPPKE
- a CDS encoding sarcosine oxidase subunit delta; the encoded protein is MLMLTCPYCDVAAEETELLPGGEAHLTRMGPGSSDEQFESYMFDRANPRGVHFERWRHAYGCGKWFLAARDTATLQVYATYKAQHPEAPADVISAIQAAHPDWTPNT
- the ccmI gene encoding c-type cytochrome biogenesis protein CcmI; protein product: MLFWLICGAMAAIVAVAILTPLWRGDAAGKGAAPAAAYDLQVYRDQLREVDRDLQRRVIGAEDAERLRQEIGRKVLDADRRLAMAEPGRRVGSGRIGAALAVAAVVAGTVWLYQREGVPGMPDLPLSERIAAAQATYEARPSQAEAQADTPAPARGEIDPEYAALIDELRSAVKKTPDDPEGLALLAMHESRLGNLDAALAAQNHLIAVKGDDTTAQDHAFLAGLMAEAAGGIITAEAERELARALKTDPRHPQVRYMLGLLQAQNGRPDRAFPIWRDLLAEGPPDAPWIAPIRASIQDLAWLAGDPDYAPPEPAGGTAAPALPGPDAEGMAAAEEMSPEDRQQMIAGMVAQLEGRLAEEGGSPEEWARLIGAHAVLGNIDHARNIWNEAQTRFADQPEALAVVQAGAEQAGLAE
- a CDS encoding DEAD/DEAH box helicase, yielding MLTRTLTEAGFSEPTPIQAQAIPLALAGHDILGLAQTGTGKTLAFGLPLIDALSQQPGRPDPKTAKALILAPTRELVNQIAESLRPLTAGTKLRINTVVGGQSIGRQINLLARGTDVLVATPGRLIDLMERRAIDLSTVRQLVLDEADQMLDMGFIHALRKIAPRLGTPRRTMLFSATMPKQMEELSSAYLTDPRRVQVAPPGKAADKVTQSVHFLDKGAKPGKLREILSQDLSALTLVFARTKHGAEKLMKSLVADGYNAASIHGNKSQGQRDRAIKAFRDGSVTVLVATDVAARGIDIPGVSYVINYELPDTPDNYIHRIGRTARAGREGEAIAFCAPDEADQLRQIQKIMKADIPVASGSSPLPAHGAQAQPGRRSGAKRPRSGGKPGYSGKPGGQQAYGKPRRNNRQRRSNTAA
- a CDS encoding sarcosine oxidase subunit gamma, with protein sequence MAEPLATITAAEGLGMITIRADLDRAGDAIAAAAGLAIPEATRITTDGSRSLGWMSPDELLLILPTGETAQAIADLEQALTGVHALIADVSEMRAVFDVTGAKPEQALAKLCPVEFASMPKDGLRRTRAAQTAVAFWRQNKGFRIIGFRSTGDYLRLILENAAIAGSDLDPR
- a CDS encoding sarcosine oxidase subunit alpha family protein produces the protein MSQTRPFRLPQGGRLIDRAYQVPFRFDGRHLRGLQGDTLASALLANGQMMMGRSFKYHRPRGPVASGAEEPNALFGLGQGGRFEPNQRGTTTELLQGMVLRSQNCWPSLDADIGAVNSWLSPMFPAGFYYKTFIHPRPFWKHLFEPVIRHSAGLGRAPTKADPDSYEQAYDFADVVVVGGGVAGLEAALKAAKGRTRVLVMEQSSHWGGRTPVDHTGGEARIAELLDQLRAKKHVTLRRNCMATGLYDHGYLLAREALADHDPNQGIPRQRLWRIRTGQVIVATGALERPLAFAGNDVPGVMLASAMRDFIVDYGVAPGQRIVVVTNNDDAYRTALIAAEAGLEVAAIIDARPDADGELPQAARAQNIPVLTGTGIAKIKGGRQVEGVTICDQSGEGKSTGGLDCDAVAMSGGWSPVVHLYSHCGGKLLWDEDHAMFRPDASRPPLGADGQGNVTATGAANGDLRSAGDLERTEAPTMPVWVMPAAAPYRMRAKMWLDYQNDVKVTDVELAAREGYASVEHTKRYTTLGMATDQGKISNINGLAVLSNALNQPIPQTGTTTFRPPYTPLTLATIAADARGEAFQPLRKTPMHAWHQGKGASWEPVGQWRRPYCYPRAGEDRHAAVTREIKAVRKGVGTLDASTLGKILVKGPDAGRFMDMMYTNMMSTLPVGKCRYGLMCSENGFLMDDGVVARLSDDTWLCHTTTGGAERIHGHMEDWLQCEWWDWQVYTANVTEQYAQIAVAGPKARELLGRLGGDIDLSQEALPFMQWAEGELAGMPVRVFRISFSGELSFEIAAPAGRGLELWEKLHEVGTDLGVTPYGTEAMHIMRAEKGYIMIGDETDGTVIPQDLGLGWAISKKKTDYIGKRAQTRSHMTDGRRWQLVGLESVDGQMIPDGAYAVDEGENDNGQRNVQGRVTSTYHSPTLDQPIAMGLVRHGRDRMGQVIEFATPAGQSIRARITDPVFYDKDGGRLNG
- a CDS encoding sarcosine oxidase subunit beta family protein — encoded protein: MPIPAKSGRYSVFAIAREALRQHQGWNRAWASPEPKDRYQVVIVGAGGHGLATAYYLGKNFGITDIAVIEKGWLGGGNTGRNTTIIRSNYLQDPSAAIYNKSLSLYEGLSQDLNYNIMFSPRGLIMLAQTEHEKRGYLRTVYANHLQGVSTEWIEPARVKDLVPIMNIDGPRYPVLGGLYQARGGTARHDAVAWGYARACSDMGMHIIQNCEVTGVETEAGQVRAVNTSKGRIGCDKLALVVAGHSSQLAEMAGFRLPIESVALQALVSEPIKPCMDVVVMANTVHGYLSQSDKGEMVVGGGTDGFNNFTQRGSWHHVEETVRALVETFPMLSRLKMLRQWGGIVDMTGDRSPILSTTPVGGIFVNCGWGTGGFKAIPGSGWAMAELIANGTPGALSAEFGLNRFRQGRFIDESVAAGVAH
- the ruvX gene encoding Holliday junction resolvase RuvX, with product MIHEEMVDFITALPRVGGLVGLDLGTKTIGIAVSDGLRQVATPLTVIKRKKFTLDAEALLAIVTERGLTGIVLGLPRNMDGSEGPRAQSTRAFARNLTRLTELPIGYWDERLSTVAAERALLEGDTSRKRRAEVIDQVAAGYILQGALDRLRHLA